The following coding sequences lie in one Vanacampus margaritifer isolate UIUO_Vmar chromosome 16, RoL_Vmar_1.0, whole genome shotgun sequence genomic window:
- the ncor1 gene encoding nuclear receptor corepressor 1 isoform X3, which produces MSSSSGYPSSQGSFSSEQGRYPSHSVQYTFSGRQQDFAVPDYRTHMQDPQGRRRPSLLSEFHPGTERPPERRHGYEQQFHSITTQAEHEALETKRPRMDSISEAHITRTSSSAGGILLPMHHTLQDSLRATVEVKKESPFSVKVECPSPAGPTLHLGDEHDTSPSKLSKEELIQSMDRVDREIAKVEQQIFKLKKKQQQLEEEAAKPVEPEKPVTPPPVEHKHRSIVQIIYDENRKKAEEAHKILEGLGPKVELPLYNQPSDTKVYHDNIKTNQVMRKKLILFFKRRNHARKQREQNICQRYDQLMEAWEKKVERLENNPRRKAKESRTREYYERQFPEIRKQREQQERFQRVGQRGTGLSATIARSEHEISEIIDGLSEQENNEKQMRQMSVIPPMMYDSEQRRVKFINMNGLMDDPMKVYKARQFMNVWTEHEKEIFKDKFVQHPKNFGLIASYLERKCVADCVLYYYLTKKNNNYKTLVRRNYGRRRGRNQQITRPAQEEKSEDKNEEEKSEKSEKKEDEEKKDEEEKDEKEESRDIGKDKDKCDGGEDEDGKEQNTPRGRKTANSQGRRKGRITTRSMANEAATMASEEAPPPASEAAVPDPPQLPKSDTAQKSIKEPTKPPTPVASLDTKAGAGETGETSRWTEEEMEVAKKGLVEHGRNWTAIAKMVGSKSEAQCKNFYFNYKRRHNLDNLLQQHKQDTRRARADRSQGEGLTTASPDDDDDNADDSEGGDNSSDTESAPSPSQTDLTKSGDSRRPDSAAADALSSDQDQAQGSNAKTSDPSYGALRVKEEKSPEGEAASHEEKSRVASYSGVVHPKTEPQDVDMKSGEVQVKMEPEVKEKGDKGEHGERQKELHSDNDSSATCSADEDVEAEPERQRILSMEKPSLLSPAGTVLVSSPKQIPHSIQQMHQRAAAIPPMVPGPYGHSPVPISGFAMLQHQIKAAHASAHQEEKQRQDQGDLERRPPFNTRSPSLVDRDGKPLPYMPYDMMLALDQEAFSGRPGSPYRLSPRDLSKSSPQPDPNIPNAFRSSVPPVLHPAPSQLIQSLPDGARMAFSRPSRPPNIPSPPPLIPTTKPTDKPSFIHGGSISQGTPGTYLPSHAVYGPDGSKNTVGSISLGLPRHHDPNKSAPSINDGRGNPSKLGENLSFRGSITQGTPALSQSTVAADLLKGTITKLATEDLSISDKTRDQMAKGHVIYEGKSGHILSYDAIKNPRENTRSPRTGHELKRTYDMMEGPISRGHPGREGAPFEGLISRALPREALHGDSKDRQIITGSIMQGTPRTAAETYEDVLKYGKQIKRESPPIRSFDGGIGKGKPYEGVNTIKETGRSIHEIPRQDQSGQDLRKTPDLSDRRVIEASMSQIHSLNQPTIKHNVKSLITSPSKLPHSLEAMERSKYEESKAVRHTSVVNSTTSVLRSTHQEAAKSQLSPGMYEDANARRTPVNYSSNSVTRGSPMLGRSSDGAKSGAHERKNAMTPTQRECVPAKSPVGGGDPRASHSPFDPHHRPVVPGEVYRAHLPPHLDPSIAFHRVIDPAFMFPRQPSPTGYPNTYQLYTMENTRQTILNDYITSQQMQVIPRPDMVRGVSPREQPVSIPYPAGARGIIDLAQMPPTILLPHPGGTGTPTLERIAYLPGAQPPFTARAFNPTSISPGHQAHLAAAAAAAASVERERERDREQQEKEREKEREQRDREMRERDRERERERERANDYIRGSVVEQPGRPGSRGYLHSPSPSLRTQEVVVQQRPSIFQGKSVITSLMPHSAAVTAASQGNSRYSTAADALAALVDIAASAPPVEVAKVKENKRDERDDELSSASRRAASISEQQQQQQQEPERRSVPYGAMSRPGGKHHPAYPEGVGVKDKAPQTSKSRIEEELRTCGKTTMTTANLIEVIITQQIAPEKDPRERGSQSSDSSSSRQYMMSSNRYDNTGGGAIEVISPASSPVHSQQEKPDDRQRTAAGMRVYDMSRYRPSAEPPQPSSQQPPSSQADSFSQIPKTHRVMTLADHISHIITQDFARNQEPPTVSSLASATFQSTMPPASSSSRAKASSRYSPENQIQAPHHHRPSSRVSPENATDKLRSRPGKSPERGGRQMENYEPISPPQSYQDMEKQETGGPAPQRREADNSEIRSDSRSPGSVSYLPSFFTKLENTSPMVKSKKQEIFRNAQPGTEIFNLPAVTSSSSINPRNHSFSDPASNLGLEDIIRKALMGNLEDRPEEHQGAISNTSNTSSDTRQEANPSPSIAKQKQSKANSRKSKSPNLGQAYSGGDRPSSVSSVHSEGDYHRQAQAQSQWSWDDRPSSAGSMQFPYNPLTMRIMSSTPPTSISSPSIQSHQQQPQQQPPLPAGAIVRPQCGVWQQPLMSEQYEPLSDSDD; this is translated from the exons CTCACATGCAGGATCCGCAGGGTCGACGAAGACCGTCTTTACTATCTGAATTCCACCCTGGGACTGAAAG GCCTCCAGAGAGACGACATGGTTACGAACAGCAGTTCCACTCCATCACTACTCAGGCAGAACATGAGGCACTGGAGACTAAGCGCCCACGTATGGACTCTATTTCTGAGGCCCACATCACCCGTACCTCTTCTTCTGCCGGGGGTATTCTCTTGCCCATGCACCATACACTACAGGATAGCCTCAGAGCCACCGTAGAGGTGAAAAAG gaGTCGCCGTTCTCTGTGAAAGTGGAATGCCCTTCCCCAGCAGGACCGACGTTGCACCTTGGGGACGAGCATGACACATCTCCTTCCAAGCTGTCCAAGGAGGAGCTGATCCAGAGTATGGACCGTGTGGACAGAGAGATTGCTAAAGTGGAGCAGCAGATTTTCAAGTTGAAGAAAAAGCAA CAACAACTGGAGGAGGAAGCGGCAAAGCCTGTGGAGCCAGAAAAGCCAGTGACCCCTCCCCCAGTGGAACACAAGCACCGCAGCATAGTCCAAATCATCTATGATGAGAACAGA AAAAAAGCTGAAGAAGCCCATAAAATACTAGAAGGTCTTGGTCCCAAGGTTGAACTG CCCCTGTACAATCAACCATCAGACACAAAAGTTTACCATGACAACATTAAAAC CAATCAAGTCATGAGGAAGAagctgattcttttttttaagaggaggAATCATGCTCGTAAACAAAGG GAACAGAATATCTGCCAACGCTACGACCAGCTGATGGAAgcttgggaaaaaaaggtggagCGCCTTGAGAACAACCCCAGGCGCAAAGCCAAGGAGAGCAGGACACGGGAGTACTATGAAAGGCAATTCCCTGAGATCCGGAAGCAGAGAGAGCAGCAGGAGCGCTTCCAGAG ggtTGGCCAGAGAGGAACAGGTCTCTCTGCAACAATCGCTAGAAGCGAGCATGAGATTTCTGAAATTATTGATGGCCTTTCTGAGCAGGAG AACAACGAAAAACAGATGAGACAGATGTCAGTCATCCCTCCAATGATGTATGACTCAGAGCAGAGGCGAGTGAAGTTCATCAACATGAATGGCTTGATGGATGACCCCATGAAGGTGTACAAAGCCCGACAGTTCATGAATGTTTGGACTGAACACGAGAAAGAGATCTTTAAAGACAA GTTTGTCCAACACCCGAAGAACTTTGGCCTGATTGCTTCCTATCTAGAAAGAAAG TGTGTTGCTGACTGTGTCCTGTACTACTACCTGACCAAGAAGAACAACAACTACAAGACGCTGGTGAGACGCAACTACGGTAGACGGCGGGGAAGGAACCAG CAAATAACACGTCCTGCACAAGAAGAGAAGTCCGAAGATAAAAACGAAGAGGAAAAATCGGAGAAGTCCgagaaaaaagaagacgaagaaaaGAAAGACGAGGAAGAGAAAGATGAAAAGGAGGAGTCGAG GGACATTGGCAaggacaaagacaagtgtgACGGTGGGGAGGACGAGGACGGAAAAGAGCAAAACACGCCGCGTGGCAGGAAGACCGCCAACAGCCAGGGCCGACGTAAGGGAAGGATCACCACACGCTCCATGGCCAATGAGGCTGCCACTATGGCGTCGGAGGAAGCGCCTCCCCCTGCTTCAGAGGCTGCCGTGCCAGATCCTCCGCAGCTCCCTAAATCCGATACAGCTCAGAAGTCCATAAAAGAACCGACAAAACCGCCTACTCCAGTAGCTTCACTGGATACAAAAG CTGGTGCTGGTGAAACTGGAGAAACTTCTCGCTGGACCGAGGAGGAAATGGAAGTCGCCAAAAAAG GTTTAGTTGAGCATGGACGAAACTGGACGGCCATCGCCAAAATGGTGGGCAGCAAAAGTGAGGCGCAGTGCAAAAACTTCTATTTCAATTACAAGCGACGTCACAATCTGGACAACCTGCTGCAGCAGCATAAGCAG GACACACGGCGGGCTCGTGCCGACAGGTCTCAAGGTGAAGGTCTAACCACAGCCTCAcctgacgacgatgacgacaaTGCAGATGACAGTGAAG GCGGTGACAATAGCTCTGACACAGAGAGTGCTCCCTCCCCCTCTCAAACCGACCTGACCAAGTCCGGTGACTCCAGGAGACCAGACAGTGCTGCTGCAGATGCTCTGAGCTCTGATCAGGACCAGGCTCAGGGCAGCAATGCGAAAACGTCCGACCCCTCATACGGGGCGCTGCGTGTCAAGGAAGAGAAAAGCCCAGAGGGTGAGGCTGCTTCGCATGAGGAAAAGAGCAGAGTGGCTTCCTACTCAGGTGTGGTCCATCCAAAAACTGAACCTCAAGATGTGGACATGAAATCTGGAGAAGTTCAGGTTAAAATGGAGCCTGAGGTCAAGGAGAAAGGAGATAAAGGTGAACATGGCGAGAGGCAGAAGGAACTCCACTCAGATAATGACTCTAGCGCCACCTGCAGTGCTGATGAAGACGTGGAAGCAGAGCCTGAAAGACagag AATCCTTTCCATGGAGAAGCCATCTTTGCTCAGTCCCGCAGGCACGGTCCTGGTGTCTTCACCTAAGCAAATTCCACACAGCATCCAGCAGATGCATCAGAGGGCAGCTGCCATTCCACCAATG GTACCTGGTCCATATGGCCATAGTCCGGTGCCCATCAGTGGTTTTGCGATGTTGCAGCACCAGATCAAAGCGGCGCATGCGTCGGCACACCAGGAGGAGAAGCAGAGGCAGGACCAGGGAGACCTGGAGCGCAGACCGCCCTTCAACACCCGCAGCCCAAGTCTGGTTGACAGAGATG GTAAGCCCCTACCCTACATGCCTTATGACATGATGTTGGCTCTGGACCAGGAGGCCTTCTCTGGTCGGCCAGGCTCTCCTTACAGACTCTCCCCCAGGGATCTAAGCAAGTCCTCACCCCAACCTGACCCCAACATCCCCAATGCTTTCCGCTCCAGTGTGCCGCCAg TCCTCCACCCGGCGCCCAGCCAGCTGATCCAGAGTCTGCCAGACGGCGCACGGATGGCTTTCAGCAGACCCAGTCGACCGCCTAACATTCCCTCGCCGCCTCCTCTCATTCCAACCACCAAACCCACTGACAAACCGTCCTTCATTCATGGGGGCTCAATATCTCAG GGAACCCCAGGCACATACCTGCCTTCGCATGCCGTTTATGGGCCTGACGGGAGTAAGAATACTGTGGGCTCCATCTCTTTGGGCCTGCCTCGGCACCACGATCCCAACAAGTCTG ctccaTCTATAAATGATGGTAGAGGAAACCCATCAAAATTGGGCGAGAACCTGTCTTTCAGAGGATCTATCacgcag GGCACACCAGCCCTTTCCCAATCTACTGTTGCTGCTGACCTGCTTAAGGGCACCATCACAAAACTGGCCACAGAAGACCTGAGTATCTCTGACAAGACGAGGGACCAGATGGCTAAAGGGCATGTTATTTACGAGGGCAAGAGTGGTCACATCCTCTCTTATGATG CCATCAAGAACCCAAGGGAAAATACCCGTAGTCCCAGAACTGGCCATGAGTTAAAACGCACTTATGACATGATGGAGGGACCCATCAGCAGGGGCCACCCAGGCAGGGAAGGCGCTCCATTTGAAG GTTTGATTAGCAGAGCTTTGCCCAGAGAAGCCCTCCATGGAGATTCTAAAGACCGGCAAATAATCACTGGCTCAATCATGCAAG gAACACCTAGAACAGCTGCAGAAACATACGAAGATGTTCTGAAATATGGGAAACAGATCAAACGAGAGAGCCCACCTATCCGCTCCTTTGATGGGGGGATTGGCAAAGGAAAGCCCTATGAGGGCGTTAATACCATTAAAGAGACTGGTCGCTCCATTCACGAAATCCCTCGACAGGACCAGTCTGGCCAGGACCTCAGAAAGACCCCTGACCTATCAGACAGGAGGGTCATAGAGGCTTCCATGTCGCAG ATTCACTCTCTGAACCAACCTACAATCAAGCACAATGTTAAGTCCCTAATCACCAGTCCCAGTAAGCTTCCGCACAGCCTTGAGGCCATGGAACGAAGCAAGTACGAGGAGAGCAAGGCAGTGCGCCACACTTCGGTGGTTAACTCCACCACCTCGGTCCTGCGCTCAACGCACCAGGAAGCTGCAAAGTCTCAGCTCAGCCCAGGCATGTATGAGGATGCCAACGCTCGCAGGACCCCTGTGAACTACAGCTCCAATTCCGTGACCAGAGGTTCACCCATGCTGGGCCGTTCATCAGATG GGGCGAAATCTGGTGCGCATGAAAGAAAAAACGCAATGACACCCACGCAGAGGGAATGTGTCCCAGCCAAGTCCCCAGTGGGGGGTGGCGATCCCAGGGCTTCTCACAGCCCCTTCGACCCTCACCACAGGCCGGTTGTTCCAGGGGAAGTATACCGAGCCCACCTACCTCCACATCTTGACCCCAGTATTGCCTTCCATAGAGTGATTGATCCTG CCTTCATGTTTCCCAGACAGCCATCTCCAACTGGCTACCCCAACACATACCAACTATACACGATGGAGAACACGCGGCAAACCATCCTCAATGATTACATCACTTCTCAGCAGATGCAAGTCATCCCCCGGCCTGACATGGTCCGTGGGGTGTCACCGCGGGAACAGCCCGTTTCTATCCCGTACCCAGCTGGAGCGAGAG GGATAATTGATCTAGCCCAGATGCCTCCAACTATCCTGTTGCCTCACCCTGGGGGAACAGGTACTCCCACTTTGGAACGTATCGCCTACCTCCCTGGAGCTCAGCCCCCTTTCACTGCTAGGGCTTTCAACCCAACCTCCATATCGCCAG GTCACCAAGCCCACCTTGCTGCagcagccgccgccgctgcAAGCGTGGAGAGGGAACGGGAACGTGACCGTGAGCAACAAGAGAAGGAGAGGGAAAAGGAAAGGGAGCAGCGGGATCGAGAAATGCGAGAACGGGATCGGGAAAGAGAGCGGGAAAGAGAGCGAGCGAATGATTACATTCGTGGAA GTGTTGTTGAGCAACCAGGCCGGCCAGGAAGCCGAGGCTATCTACATTCTCCTTCCCCTTCACTCAGAACGCAGGAAGTGGTTGTTCAGCAGCGACCAAGCATCTTTCAGGGCAAGAGTGTTATCACTTCTCTTAT GCCTCATTCAGCAGCAGTAACAGCAGCGTCCCAAGGTAACTCTCGCTACAGCACTGCAGCTGATGCACTGGCTGCTTTGGTGGATATCGCAGCCTCGGCCCCGCCCGTGGAGGTGGCCAAAGTGAAGGAGAACAAACGGGATGAGCGGGATGACGAATTATCTTCAGCATCTCGGAGAGCAGCGAGCATCtcggagcagcagcagcagcagcagcaggagccagAGCGGCGATCCGTACCATATGGTGCTATGTCTCGTCCAGGGGGGAAACACCACCCAGCGTACCCTGAAGGGGTTGGTGTTAAAGATAAAGCGCCGCAAACCTCAAAGTCCCGCATTGAGGAGGAGCTTCGAACCTGTGGAAAAACAACCATGACGACCGCTAACTTAATTGAAGTCATCATCACCCAACAAATAGCACCAGAAAAAGACCCCCGGGAGCGAGGCTCTCAGAGCTCTGACTCCTCAAGTAGCCGTCAGTATATGA TGTCATCAAACCGATATGACAACACTGGCGGAGGAGCCATTGAAGTGATAAGTCCTGCTAGTTCCCCAGTTCATTCCCAACAAGAAAAACCTGACGACAGGCAGCGGACGGCAG CTGGCATGCGGGTTTATGACATGAGTCGATACCGGCCTTCGGCAGAGCCACCACAGCCAAGTTCCCAGCAGCCCCCATCATCCCAGGCCGACAGTTTCTCCCAAATCCCCAAGACGCATCGGGTCATGACCTTGGCAGATCACATTTCG CATATTATAACCCAGGACTTTGCCCGGAATCAAGAACCTCCCACAGTTTCCTCTTTAGCCTCTGCCACATTCCAGAGCACGATGCCACCCGCGTCTTCGTCAAGTCGAGCCAAGGCGTCCAGCCGCTACAGCCCCGAGAACCAAATCCAGGCCCCACATCACCACCGTCCCTCCAGCAGGGTTTCCCCGGAAAACGCCACCGACAAACTCCGATCCAG GCCTGGCAAGTCTCCAGAGAGAGGTGGGAGGCAGATGGAGAACTATGAGCCCATCTCACCACCGCAGAGCTACCAAGACATGGAAAAGCAGGAGACTGGTGGGCCTGCACCTCAAAGGCGAGAGGCGGACAACTCTGAGATCAG GAGTGACTCGCGGTCCCCTGGCAGTGTCAGTTACCTGCCCTCCTTCTTCACCAAACTAGAAAACACCTCACCTATGGTGAAATCCAAAAAGCAGGAGATCTTTC GAAATGCTCAACCAGGCACAGAAATTTTCAACTTGCCTGCTGTTACCAGCTCCA GTAGCATCAACCCTAGGAACCACTCCTTTAGTGACCCTGCGAGTAATTTGGGCCTAGAGGACATAATCCGTAAAGCCTTAATGGGTAACTTGGAGGACAGACCAGAGGAGCACCAAGGTGCCATCAGCAACACATCCAACACAAGCAGTGACACCCGCCAGGAGGCCAACCCGTCGCCCAGCATAG CGAAGCAGAAGCAGAGTAAAGCCAACAGCCGTAAATCGAAGTCACCTAACCTGGGTCAGGCCTACTCGGGAGGGGATCGCCCCTCCTCGGTGTCCTCCGTACACTCCGAGGGAGACTATCACAGACAAGCACAAGCCCAGTCCCAATGGAGTTGGGATGACCGACCTTCATCGGCAG GCTCCATGCAGTTCCCTTACAACCCACTGACCATGCGCATAATGAGCAGCACGCCACCCACCTCCATCTCGTCTCCCTCCATACAGAGCCACCAGCAGCAGCCACAGCAGCAGCCGCCGCTTCCTGCTGGAGCTATAGTGCGCCCACAGTGTGGTGTGTGGCAGCAGCCTCTGATGTCAGAGCAATACGAGCCCCTGTCGGACAGCGATGACTGA